In Camelina sativa cultivar DH55 chromosome 13, Cs, whole genome shotgun sequence, the genomic window TTTTCAAGGGCCAAACCCGACCGATAAAATAGTCGAGGATGCTACTACGGAGAATCTAGAGGAACCTGACTGGGATATGAATTTGGAAATATGTGATATGATAAACCATGAGACGATTAATAGCATTGAGTTGATCCGTGGAATAAAGAAGAGGATAATGATGAAGCAGCCGAGAATTCAATACCTTGCCTTGGTTTTGCTTGAGACATGTGTTAAGAACTGTGAGAAGGCCTTTTCAGAGGTGGCAGCAGAAAGAGTCCTTGATGAAATGGTAAAGCTAATTGAGGATCCACAGACAGTCGTGAATAATCGAAACAAAGCTTTGATACTGATTGAAGCTTGGGGAGAATCGACCAGTGAACTCCGCTACCTACCAGTTTTCGAAGAAACTTACAAGGTAACTATGACCTGGTACCAACCAATGCTATGGTACTAAATTCTACCATACAGGTTTCATTtacactattttattttattaaagatgACACTATCTTAAATCCTTGATTCATATCCATCTCGTGCTGAGTTGAAGTGGTTTGGCCTTACTTTATGAGATTTCTTGCCCTGGGAAAATATAATGTCTAGCATATGGTTTTTGTATAAAACAGATAAATAAATGACTCATGTTTCATTGAATTGGCTCAATCTAGTTGTAGGAACTGattgaaaaaatgaaaagcTGTGAGATCTGATGTCAGAATTTGTTATGATCAGTTCTTAATGTTTTTGTCTTGTATTTTTGTTGCTGTACCGCAGAGCTTGAAAGCTAGAGGTATTCGCTTCCCTGGACGAGACAACGAGAGCTTGGCACCTATTTTCACTCCTGCTCGGTCAACTCCAGCACCAGAAGTAAATGTGGATCTTCCTCAGCATGTGCATGAGCCTGCACATGTTCGGTATGATGCTCCTGTAAGAAGCTTTACCGCTGAGCAGACAAAGGAAGCTTTCGATATAGCAAGAAACAGCATTGAACTTCTTTCCACGGTTCTGTCCTCTTCGCCTCAACAAGATGCTTTACAGGTAAATCAGCTCGGAATTATTTGGCATCATTTCCTATTATCTAATTTAAAAATGGATAACACGGGATATCCGCGATATGTTTTCATTATCTCTCTAATTTGCAGGATGACTTAACAACAACACTTGTACAACAATGTCGTCAATCTCAAACCACTGTCCAAAGAATCATCGAAACAGCAGGTGAAAACGAAGCACTTCTATTCGAAGCCTTGAATGTGAACGACGAGCTAGTGAAAACGCTGTCCAAGTATGAGGATATGAACAAACCCTCTGCACCACTAACCGCACACGAACCAGCCATGATTCCTGTTGCTGAAGAGCCCGACGACTCTCCGGTTCATGGAAAAGAAGAATCTCTGGTTAGAAAATCATCTGGTGTTCGTGGTGGATTCCATGGAGGTGGTAGTGGGGATGACATGATGGATGATCTTGATGAGATGATATTCGGTAAGAAAAGCGGTGGTGATTCTTCGACTAATGCTGATCGTGACCCGAATAAGGAGCAGCCTTCGTCCAAGAACGATGATCTCATTCGATTCTGAGAtgggttttctttttcaagcGAAATAATAGCACTCTTGTATGGAATTGGTAGTATGAATGAACAGATTCAGTGTAAGTAATCTGTGTTTGGAGATCTCTTTGACTGGTGTGATGTGTTTATAAAGGTGACGTATTATGTATGACACAAGATTGGAAatgtgttttacttttgttttgcttttttacacattttttttacttcttttaattTGGTATGCCAATTAGTGAGTCTTAAGAAAAAGCTCATAATATCCATTGTGTCCCGAGTCTGTAGTGCTGCTGTACGTATCATGTCATTTACGAACTATTCATATACTGTTTAGATAGTTCGTACTTCGTAGTAATCtaacatatgttaaatattactaataagTTACGGACTTACGGTGACTGTGGTTAAAAAATAACCTTGTCAGATACGTACAATTCCTATTGCTTAGCTTTCGTGGGATTACATTCTATGGTATCTACGATTTTGGTAGTTTTATTGGAAGCACCGGCCAGCGGGTAAAAACTGGACTAGTAAAGATGAGTGACGAGGGAGGACAATGTAAGTGATAAGGTTTAATATTGGCTCTCTGATCAGAcaatttttttgtcccacaaaaattgattttctacaattttgaattaacttaagttaatattttgtaaacttcaagaaataatcatttaaatttcTAAACTGTTATTGGTCTacaattaaacaatatatatttagtgagagaaaataatttattttaaatcagtaatcattggttttttaaaatgtgtaaaatctTCTAAACATCATTCTTTTGgggacagagggagtataatgAATACCATCTCGCCTAGGAAGAAATATTTGACAGGAATTTGAATTGAGTTTGAATTTGATTAGGGAAAACCAAGAAGAATCACAAAAGCCAGACACTAAAGgtagaaaaaaatcacaatggaacaaaacaaaactaaatttatcACCAAATGATAGTGTATGTAGTACTAGATGATATAGGATATTTAATTCTTGGCGTTATCAAAAACAAAGACTGAGACAGGGTAGATAATATCCATAAATATACCCTCATAATATccatttttttacactaacttgTGTAGGTAAAACACATCTGATCCCCCTTCAAAAATGGCTCTTGCATACCCTCTTTAATTCCCCCATGTAGATCCCCAACTGTTTTGCAAATCGAAAAGCAGAGTACCGTATGCCATAAACCCATATGCGACGATCAGAACAGTATGCCTAGGAAATCGGCAGTCTCTTCTTGGTGAGTTGCTTAGCcgtaaaattcatatatttgttCTAGCTACCTAGCTATATCACTTACCTCCTCATAGTCAACGAACTTAGGATTACAAATAACAATGATGCCAACAATACCCTTTGTTTCCAGTAGTTCAACGATAAACTGAGGGGACAATTCTCCGAAGTAGATCTGGATTTTCGCGAACAAGATGCCTGATGATTACACTATCATCACCTAGCCCTACAATGGTTTTAACAAACATACATTAGTTCAGATTTTAGGTCAGAAGATCTGAGTACGAAGGACACTTAAATCTCATATCCACAAATTTCGTGTagacattaaaaaaatagaaaaaagaaagtaataagCATGACAACAATGGCGCAACAAGCAACAAGAGAGAATCTACTAACAAAAGctttgtaacatttttaaattattctttatcaagaagtaaaaaaacaagagaacaaaATATGACTACCAACACCATATATAGTCCTAcaatgggtttttgttttttgtttaacaaacatACATTAGTTCAGAAGATCTGAGTACGAAGAACACTTAAATCTCATATCCACAAATTTCGTgtaaacattagaaaaaaaaaactaataagcATGATCCAAACAACGGCGCAGCAagcaagaagagagaaactataAACTAACAAAagttttgaaacattttttaaaattttttttatgaagaagtaaaaaagagagaacagaAGATGACCTCCGGTGGAAGTAGATAAGCGGGAGCTGGGAAAGCGAGATCGTCTTGTCTTATCCTTTCTTGTTCCATTCGAACCTCTGCATCAAGTCTGGCTTGTTTTTTGCCCTTTTTTTACCTCTGCATTATCGTTACTATGAAACTCACTTCTAAAAGTCGAAACTTTAGATCTCTAGTGTTTTacttttggtttgcttttttacTCACTTTCTCAACATTTTTTTACTCACTTTCTCTACTCTAACCGCAAAAAACATAACTATAAGTATAACTACTGGTTAGGTATGGACGTAAGGTAATTAGGTATGTCAATTAGTGAGTGTTTAAGAAGAACTCATAATATCCATTGTATCTCGACTAATTCAGAATTAGATAATCTTTGGTTGCATTGTTtcaaccaaaatataattatatacttttaaagaAGTTTAGTAACTTAttgaataaattgattatttaataatttatattacataaatattcttttaaataagtATCTACCAAAACttgtacaaaaattataaaatatttctctcaattatggttttatagctTTCTTAGTTCCTTCAATAGTTTTTCCACTATccaaaaactgaagaaaacttacctattatttattatattatttagattcattatgaaaataaatattattcaagatgattaatcgaaaacTAAAGACGCTTTTCTGAAAGATTGATAAAGTCATATATAAGAATCATATGGAAAATGATTCAATTATACCAGTATAAGTGAGACCAAAACCTAACTTATATAGATTTACAATTcacaataatttggttttaataaattattataaacatattatatatatatatatatatgtgttaacTAACtatatattgataaatgatatatgattagaatattattaataagtaaatagaaattgaaaaatagttacataataatttgatgtgaattatttttcttaaaatgaaTACAAAATTAAAGCAAAATAGTAAATACACGACATATCTTAAGGATGAcaagtaaaattgaaaataaaactagatATTTTGATGTTCATAATATAGGAATAATATCTATGTAGTactaatatcccaaaaaaaattaataacaatttagatgatagaaaagttaaatatttcatcatattttaaaacaaaaatatcacacatgtttatttattatatatatatatatcatatcttacatatatatatcatacacacatgttgaacttcttataaacatAATAGCATATGCTACACACATGTTGAACtcttacataaaatatataagaattacaaaaatgcaataattaaatattaatatcttttattatttattttatttttaattgtcatTAATCATTCATTAGAATGCTATAAATACTATGGAGgtgaaaaaaatgatataaacacaaataaataattgcaattaattaaaatttaatgcCTTAAAATATCgatatgattataataatgagagttacaaaatatttgatagaatatgtaagttaataaaatatgtgaaaaattcataaaaataaatttatggtGGATAAAGAACtgaatttttggtttgaatataaaaatttaaaattactataaatataaatatatgacaggAACTTCAAGCTAATCAgattgtaattttaaatatacattttgttctctcttaaaataaaatatatattcagctatttctctataaatatttatattttaaaatatattttagtttattgtaattagaatgaaattacaataatcatattatgtgaattatttctattaaagtgaagaaataaaacagaaaattattattggaaattatgatttaaagtagaagaaaaattgaaaatcttataatatattactttgattcaagttgtttttttttacagatgcTAACTCTCTAGGTGAGTTCtagaataaaattttagaataaatatactttagtttattataattagaatgaaattataaaataaattaagaatcatattatgtgaattatttctattaaagtgaagaaataaaacagaaagTTATTATTGGAAATTACgataaaaattgaaagaaaaattgaatattttataatatagtactTTAATTTCAAGTTATTTTTTAGAATGTAAAAAGGATTGCGCCGGAGTTGAGAAAATTTACTTATCAGTACAGTTATGCAATTTAGCGTTAACAATCGCAGACGCAATCGCGATTAGGTGACGCCCATCGCCACTTTCCACACTCCACTATCagcgcaaaaaaaaaaaaaaaaaacccaaatgaNAATGAGTAACAAAAATTTGTAATCGAATTcggatcgaagaagaagaagaatcagatctCTCTCACGATGTCTGGAAAACAGCAAAATCATCATCGTACTACTTCCTCCAGACCCAGATCCAAAACCCTATATCTCATCGTTCCCCTCGTCGCCTTCTCTCTTCTCGTTATTCTCTacaccttctcttcctcctcccaACCCTCCGTATCCTATGTGAACTCGTCGGACCGGTCAGAGACGTCCTTCGTTACCTCGCTTGAGCATTTCTTGATCCATAAGGCGCCGAAGCTCACTTCACCGGTTAGAGACGATACGGTTCGTGGCGAGAGAGTTGACGACGACGCGAGGAAGCTCGACGAGATggtgtttgagagagagaatcgTTTGTTGAGCGAAGATCCGGGATCTCCTCTTGGATTTCCGATTAAGGTTTACGTTTACGAGATGCCGAAGAAGTTCACTTTTGATCTTCTCTGGTTGTTTCACAATACTTACAAAGAGACTTCGAATGCTACCTCTAATGGCAGCCCTGTGCATCGCCTTATAGAACAGGTACTATAAGAAAGCTTAATTGAATCATTTGGTTTGTTGTTAGAAGAAGCTTAATTGTATCTATTGAATAACTTGgctaatttttttctatattgcAGCATTCTATTGACTATTGGCTCTGGGCTGATCTGATCTCTCCTGAATCCGAAAGACGTTTGAAAAGTGTCGTGAGAGTTCATAAGCAGCAAGACGCTGACTTCTTCTATGTTCCGTTTTTCACTACGCTCAGCTTCTTCTTGTTGGAGAAGCAGCAATGCAAAGCACTCTATAGGGTGTGAGTGAgctttgattatatatattatctagaACATTAGATTCAGTCTTCAATTTTAGATATTTAGTTTACATCTCCATGTGCTTTCTTTGAAAAGTATCGAGCTGATTTTAACTCTTTAAACTTGTGTTTTGAATATACTCGAACTTTTACCCCCGGGTGTTTAACAAAGGACATGTCATTGGTAAcattttcttaacttttttcCAACTGCAGGAAGCTTTGAAGTGGGTCACAGATCAGCCTGCTTGGAAGAGGTCCGAGGGAAGGGATCACATATTTCCCATTCACCATCCCTGGTCTTTCAAGTCCGTCCGCAAATTTGTGAAAAAAGCAATCTGGCTTTTACCTGATATGGACTCCACTGGGAATTGGTGACTCTAGATGTCCTTCTGTAACTGATTTGTGATTCGTGTTGTCTGCTTTAGCTATACGTTGTTGATTCTGTTTGAACTTGATGTTGTAGGTATAAGCCTGGGCAAGTTTCACTGGAGAAAGACTTAATTCTTCCTTACGTTCCCAATGTTGATATTTGTGATGCCAAGTGCTTGTCAGAAAGTGCACCAAGGAGGACCACACTACTTTTTTTCCGAGGGCGGTTGAAGAGGAATGCTGTGAGAATCAT contains:
- the LOC104735725 gene encoding probable arabinosyltransferase ARAD1, which codes for MSGKQQNHHRTTSSRPRSKTLYLIVPLVAFSLLVILYTFSSSSQPSVSYVNSSDRSETSFVTSLEHFLIHKAPKLTSPVRDDTVRGERVDDDARKLDEMVFERENRLLSEDPGSPLGFPIKVYVYEMPKKFTFDLLWLFHNTYKETSNATSNGSPVHRLIEQHSIDYWLWADLISPESERRLKSVVRVHKQQDADFFYVPFFTTLSFFLLEKQQCKALYREALKWVTDQPAWKRSEGRDHIFPIHHPWSFKSVRKFVKKAIWLLPDMDSTGNWYKPGQVSLEKDLILPYVPNVDICDAKCLSESAPRRTTLLFFRGRLKRNAGGKIRAKLGAELSGIKDVIISEGTAGEGGKLAAQGGMRRSLFCLCPAGDTPSSARLFDAIVSGCIPVIVSDELEFPFEGILNYKKAAVLVSSSDAIQPGWLVNHLRSLKPFQIKELQNNLAQYSRHFLYSSPAQPLGPEDLTWRMMAGKLVNIKLHTRRSQRVVEGSRSICRCDCWRPNSTASNSFSPLLA
- the LOC104735724 gene encoding TOM1-like protein 2; the protein is MSDNLMDKVTAFGERLKIGGSEVSNKISAGVSSMSFKVKELFQGPNPTDKIVEDATTENLEEPDWDMNLEICDMINHETINSIELIRGIKKRIMMKQPRIQYLALVLLETCVKNCEKAFSEVAAERVLDEMVKLIEDPQTVVNNRNKALILIEAWGESTSELRYLPVFEETYKSLKARGIRFPGRDNESLAPIFTPARSTPAPEVNVDLPQHVHEPAHVRYDAPVRSFTAEQTKEAFDIARNSIELLSTVLSSSPQQDALQDDLTTTLVQQCRQSQTTVQRIIETAGENEALLFEALNVNDELVKTLSKYEDMNKPSAPLTAHEPAMIPVAEEPDDSPVHGKEESLVRKSSGVRGGFHGGGSGDDMMDDLDEMIFGKKSGGDSSTNADRDPNKEQPSSKNDDLIRF